One segment of Asaia bogorensis NBRC 16594 DNA contains the following:
- a CDS encoding HWE histidine kinase domain-containing protein, whose translation MAEFGQVDLTSCDREPIHIPGSIQPHGCLITCTISDFVVLRHSANAPAMLHHEGLGIGSDLIALFGADVIHDIRNGLTLSVTQRRPVFLLNQALGPDLFFDLAVHIVNGEVVLECEPAAPTHRATKFLTQLHGMMDRVRKTTDITRLFDVMTMLMRGLLEYDRVMVYRFADDWSGKVVSEARALSLESFLGQHFPSADIPAQARELYRRSPIRMIGDVKFVPVPLVEGEGLSPLDMSLGQLRSVSPIHCEYLTNMGVRASMSISIVIDGALWGMIACHHYAPRVLPIAERAVVQMFAEFFALQVIVILKTTRLQVAERTHGLIESVLRNAASVSDMPAYLRGQISRLAPLIQSDGIAIWIDNEWTGHGIAAPREVQDRFVELARTKAGTQIWQSDHLVKDHPWIAAHTAHVAGVLIIPISPQPENYVFLFRREIVQTINWGGDPQKTYQHGPHGPRLTPRQSFAIWKEQVHERCLPWSSFDIEAAAQLRSALIEVMGVYHQQQLSERADADLRQRMLNEELNHRVKNILAVVQSLIGRPVAKERTIEEYVEILRGRIKALASAHDQVARTDGGGLLRTLLEAELEPYRHQPTAVILDGPNLWLSGPALSVAALTLHELATNAAKYGALSVPSGNLHIRWFIDEAEGCWVLEWTETGGPHVNPPKGNGFGSILLERAIPHELGGTAKREFRPEGLFIRLTFPARHAVLVAETATVPEAEGPIMADTAQTERLHAANVLLVEDQLLIAMETEQALSTYGVRHIRTVSSVYEALQAIKDRCPDIALLDFNLGKENSHEVATLLRKKNVPFIFATGYADRTMIPAEFRDVPVLRKPYSIKNAVQELLRVLPVGGDA comes from the coding sequence TCGGATCTGACCTGATCGCGCTTTTTGGTGCGGACGTCATTCACGACATCCGTAATGGCCTGACCCTGAGCGTAACGCAGCGTCGCCCGGTTTTCCTGCTCAATCAGGCGCTGGGACCGGATCTGTTTTTCGATCTGGCGGTGCATATTGTCAACGGAGAGGTGGTGCTCGAATGTGAGCCCGCCGCGCCGACGCACCGTGCCACCAAGTTTCTCACCCAGCTTCACGGCATGATGGACCGTGTACGCAAGACGACCGATATCACGCGCCTTTTCGATGTCATGACCATGCTCATGCGCGGCCTGCTCGAATATGACCGTGTGATGGTCTATCGCTTTGCCGATGACTGGTCTGGCAAGGTCGTCTCGGAAGCGCGGGCGCTTTCGCTGGAAAGCTTTCTAGGGCAGCATTTTCCGAGCGCCGATATCCCGGCCCAGGCGCGTGAACTCTATCGCCGTTCGCCCATTCGCATGATCGGGGATGTAAAGTTTGTCCCGGTGCCGCTGGTCGAGGGGGAGGGGCTCTCGCCGCTCGATATGTCTCTGGGGCAGCTCCGCAGCGTTTCACCGATCCATTGCGAATATCTGACCAATATGGGGGTTCGCGCCTCCATGTCGATCTCGATCGTCATCGATGGCGCCCTGTGGGGCATGATCGCGTGTCACCATTACGCGCCTCGCGTGCTTCCGATTGCCGAGCGCGCCGTCGTGCAGATGTTTGCGGAGTTTTTTGCGCTTCAGGTTATCGTCATCCTCAAGACGACACGCCTACAGGTTGCGGAACGAACGCACGGGCTGATCGAGAGCGTCCTGCGCAATGCCGCCTCCGTGTCCGACATGCCCGCCTATTTGCGCGGGCAGATCAGTCGCCTGGCACCGCTCATACAGTCCGATGGTATTGCCATCTGGATCGATAATGAATGGACGGGACACGGGATTGCAGCGCCTCGGGAGGTGCAGGACCGCTTTGTGGAGCTGGCCCGCACGAAGGCAGGAACACAGATCTGGCAGTCGGATCATCTGGTCAAGGATCACCCCTGGATCGCGGCGCATACAGCGCATGTTGCCGGTGTGTTGATCATTCCGATCTCACCCCAGCCGGAAAACTACGTTTTCCTGTTTCGCCGTGAAATCGTGCAGACCATCAACTGGGGTGGGGATCCGCAGAAGACTTATCAGCACGGGCCACACGGCCCGCGCCTGACGCCGCGCCAGAGTTTCGCGATCTGGAAAGAGCAGGTGCATGAGCGCTGCCTTCCCTGGTCCAGCTTCGATATCGAGGCCGCGGCACAGCTGCGCTCGGCCCTGATCGAGGTGATGGGCGTCTATCATCAGCAGCAGCTTTCCGAGCGGGCTGACGCCGATTTGCGCCAGCGCATGCTCAATGAGGAACTCAACCACCGCGTGAAGAATATTCTCGCGGTTGTGCAGTCTCTCATTGGTCGCCCTGTGGCCAAAGAGCGCACCATTGAGGAATATGTCGAGATTCTGCGTGGGCGTATCAAGGCGCTTGCGAGTGCGCATGATCAGGTTGCGCGCACCGATGGCGGTGGATTGCTGCGCACCCTGCTGGAGGCCGAACTCGAACCCTACCGGCATCAGCCCACCGCCGTCATTCTTGATGGCCCCAATCTGTGGCTCTCCGGGCCTGCCCTGTCGGTTGCCGCCCTGACATTGCACGAACTGGCAACCAACGCGGCGAAATATGGCGCGCTGTCGGTGCCGAGCGGCAATCTGCATATCCGCTGGTTTATTGACGAGGCTGAAGGCTGCTGGGTGCTTGAATGGACCGAGACAGGCGGCCCACACGTCAATCCGCCCAAAGGCAACGGGTTTGGCTCCATTTTGCTCGAACGTGCCATTCCGCATGAACTGGGCGGAACGGCGAAGCGGGAGTTCAGGCCGGAAGGTCTTTTCATCCGCCTGACTTTCCCGGCCCGTCATGCTGTTCTGGTGGCCGAGACAGCCACCGTGCCCGAAGCCGAAGGGCCGATTATGGCCGATACCGCCCAGACGGAGCGTCTGCATGCGGCCAATGTGCTCCTGGTCGAGGACCAGCTTTTGATTGCGATGGAAACCGAACAGGCTCTCAGCACCTATGGTGTGCGTCATATCCGTACCGTCTCGTCGGTCTATGAGGCATTGCAGGCCATCAAGGATCGCTGCCCGGATATCGCGCTGCTCGATTTCAATCTGGGCAAGGAAAACTCCCACGAAGTGGCGACGCTTCTGCGCAAGAAAAATGTGCCGTTCATCTTCGCAACGGGCTATGCCGACCGCACGATGATACCGGCTGAATTCAGGGATGTTCCTGTTTTGCGCAAGCCCTATTCAATCAAGAATGCCGTACAGGAATTGCTCCGTGTTCTCCCCGTGGGAGGGGACGCCTG